The Selenomonas sp. AB3002 genome contains a region encoding:
- the rpsG gene encoding 30S ribosomal protein S7: MPRKGSVPKRDVLPDPVYHSKTVTKFINKVMLSGKKSVAERVVYDAFETIRAKTGKDPLEVFETALKNVMPVLEVRARRVGGANYQVPVEVRPDRRMTLGIRWLVNYARLRGEKTMDARLSGELMDAANNTGAAIKKKEDTHKMAEANKAFAHYRW; this comes from the coding sequence ATGCCAAGAAAAGGTTCCGTACCGAAGCGCGATGTACTGCCGGATCCGGTGTACCACAGCAAGACGGTTACGAAATTCATCAACAAGGTAATGCTCTCCGGCAAGAAGAGCGTTGCTGAGCGTGTCGTTTACGATGCATTCGAGACGATCCGTGCCAAGACCGGCAAGGATCCCCTGGAAGTCTTCGAGACTGCCCTGAAGAATGTCATGCCGGTTCTTGAGGTCCGTGCCCGCCGCGTGGGTGGTGCGAACTATCAGGTTCCTGTGGAGGTTCGTCCGGACCGCCGCATGACTCTCGGTATCCGCTGGCTCGTAAACTATGCTCGTCTCCGTGGTGAGAAGACCATGGATGCTCGTCTTTCCGGTGAGCTGATGGATGCGGCCAACAACACGGGCGCAGCGATCAAGAAGAAGGAAGATACGCACAAGATGGCAGAGGCCAACAAGGCGTTCGCACATTATCGCTGGTAA
- the rpsL gene encoding 30S ribosomal protein S12: MPTINQLVRKSRKSMQEKSKAPALKNCPQKRGVCTRVYTSTPKKPNSALRKVARVRLTNSIEVTAYIPGIGHNLQEHSVVLIRGGRVKDLPGVRYHIIRGSLDTAGVQDRGQARSKYGAKKAKKK, translated from the coding sequence ATGCCAACTATCAACCAGTTAGTTCGTAAGAGCAGAAAGAGCATGCAGGAGAAGTCCAAAGCACCAGCACTGAAGAATTGCCCGCAGAAGCGCGGCGTCTGCACTCGTGTTTATACCAGCACGCCGAAGAAGCCGAACTCTGCACTGCGTAAGGTGGCTCGTGTTCGTCTGACGAACAGCATCGAGGTCACTGCATACATTCCGGGCATTGGTCATAATCTTCAGGAGCACAGCGTTGTTCTGATTCGTGGCGGCCGTGTTAAGGATCTGCCGGGTGTTCGTTACCACATCATTCGTGGTTCCCTCGATACTGCAGGTGTGCAGGATCGTGGTCAGGCCCGCAGCAAGTACGGTGCTAAGAAAGCGAAGAAGAAATAA
- the fusA gene encoding elongation factor G, with the protein MAREFSLEKTRNIGIMAHIDAGKTTTTERILFYTGVNHKIGEVHDGAATMDWMVQEQERGITITSAATTCHWKNHRINIIDTPGHVDFTVEVERSLRVLDGAVAVLTARGGVEPQTETVWRQAEKYQVPRMAYVNKMDITGADFFNVIKMMEERLNANAVAIQLPIGAEDSFQGIIDLVKMEAIVYEDDLGKVADEVAIPDDMKDMAEEYREKLLEACSEQDDEFMEKYLGGEDITEEDIKKVIRKATVTCNMVPVVCGTSYRNKGVQPLLDAVVDYMPAPTDIPPIKGVNPDSGEEDHRPSSDEEPFSALAFKIMTDPYVGKLAFFRVYSGVLESGSYVYNSTKGKKERIGRILQMHANNRKEIDRVYSGDIAAAVGLKDTTTGDTLCDEANQIILESMVFPDPVISVAVEPATKNDQEKMGVALQKLAEEDPTFRVHTDQETGQCIISGMGELHLQIIVDRMLREFKVDCKVGEPQVAYRETIRKTVEAEGKFVRQSGGHGQYGHCWLKLEPQEAGAGFSFENKVVGGAIPKEFIKPIEEGVKQAMESGVVAGYPVVDVKATVYDGSFHEVDSSEAAFKIAGSMAFKNGAEKANPVLLEPYVKVEVIVPEDYMGDVIGDLNSRRGRIDGMEPRNGAQVINAFVPLSEMFGYSTDLRSKTQGRGNYSMEVSYYDEVPKNIADAVTAKNKGE; encoded by the coding sequence GTGGCAAGAGAGTTTTCCCTTGAAAAAACTCGTAATATCGGTATCATGGCTCACATCGACGCCGGTAAGACGACCACCACGGAACGTATCCTCTTCTACACGGGTGTAAACCACAAGATCGGTGAGGTTCATGATGGCGCTGCTACCATGGACTGGATGGTTCAGGAGCAGGAGCGCGGTATCACCATTACTTCCGCAGCTACCACCTGCCACTGGAAGAACCATCGTATCAACATCATTGATACGCCGGGCCACGTGGACTTCACGGTAGAGGTTGAGCGTTCCCTGCGCGTGCTTGACGGCGCTGTGGCAGTCCTGACTGCCCGCGGTGGTGTTGAGCCTCAGACTGAGACCGTTTGGCGCCAGGCTGAGAAATACCAGGTTCCCCGCATGGCTTATGTCAACAAGATGGACATTACCGGTGCGGACTTCTTCAACGTCATCAAGATGATGGAGGAGCGCCTCAATGCCAATGCGGTAGCTATCCAGCTGCCCATCGGCGCAGAGGACAGCTTCCAGGGTATCATCGACCTCGTGAAGATGGAAGCCATCGTTTATGAAGACGATCTTGGCAAAGTCGCGGATGAGGTTGCCATTCCCGATGACATGAAGGATATGGCTGAAGAATATCGCGAGAAGCTGCTCGAGGCTTGCTCCGAGCAGGATGACGAGTTCATGGAGAAGTACCTCGGCGGTGAGGATATCACCGAAGAGGATATCAAGAAGGTTATCCGCAAGGCTACCGTTACCTGCAACATGGTGCCTGTTGTCTGCGGCACTTCTTATCGCAACAAGGGCGTTCAGCCTCTGCTGGATGCTGTGGTTGACTACATGCCCGCTCCGACGGACATTCCTCCCATCAAGGGTGTGAATCCCGACAGCGGCGAGGAAGACCACCGTCCTTCCAGCGATGAGGAGCCCTTCTCCGCTCTGGCATTCAAGATCATGACTGATCCCTATGTCGGTAAGCTGGCATTCTTCCGTGTATACTCCGGTGTGCTTGAGTCTGGTTCTTATGTGTACAACTCCACTAAGGGCAAGAAAGAGCGTATCGGCCGTATCCTCCAGATGCACGCTAACAACCGTAAGGAAATCGACAGGGTTTACAGCGGCGATATTGCAGCAGCTGTTGGCCTGAAGGATACCACCACTGGTGATACCCTTTGCGACGAGGCAAATCAGATCATCCTTGAGTCCATGGTCTTCCCGGATCCGGTTATCTCCGTTGCGGTTGAGCCGGCTACCAAGAACGACCAGGAGAAGATGGGCGTTGCTCTCCAGAAGCTGGCAGAAGAGGATCCGACCTTCCGGGTCCACACCGACCAGGAGACTGGCCAGTGCATCATCTCCGGCATGGGTGAGCTTCACCTGCAGATCATCGTTGACCGTATGCTCCGCGAATTCAAAGTGGACTGCAAGGTCGGCGAGCCCCAGGTTGCTTATCGCGAGACCATCCGCAAGACCGTCGAGGCAGAAGGCAAGTTCGTTCGCCAGTCCGGTGGTCACGGTCAGTATGGTCACTGCTGGCTCAAGTTGGAGCCCCAGGAAGCTGGTGCAGGCTTCAGCTTCGAGAACAAGGTTGTGGGCGGTGCTATTCCCAAGGAATTCATCAAGCCCATCGAGGAAGGCGTCAAGCAGGCTATGGAGTCTGGTGTCGTAGCCGGTTATCCGGTGGTCGACGTGAAGGCTACTGTCTACGATGGTTCTTTCCACGAAGTCGACTCTTCCGAGGCTGCGTTCAAGATTGCCGGTTCCATGGCATTCAAGAACGGTGCCGAGAAGGCCAACCCGGTTCTCCTCGAGCCGTATGTTAAGGTTGAGGTCATCGTTCCTGAGGATTACATGGGCGATGTCATCGGCGACCTTAACTCCCGCCGCGGCCGCATCGACGGCATGGAGCCGCGCAATGGTGCACAGGTCATCAATGCGTTCGTTCCTCTGTCCGAGATGTTCGGTTACTCGACGGATCTGCGTTCCAAGACACAGGGTCGCGGGAACTACTCCATGGAGGTTTCCTACTATGATGAGGTTCCCAAGAATATAGCCGACGCTGTAACTGCCAAGAATAAGGGCGAATAA
- the rplW gene encoding 50S ribosomal protein L23 — translation MEAREILIRPLITERTTQLMAEGKYVFVVAKAANKIEIAKAVAEVFNVKVEKVNTVNVLGKTKRMGRTIGKRPDYKKAIVKLAAGESIEFFQA, via the coding sequence ATGGAAGCACGTGAAATCCTGATCCGTCCGCTCATCACCGAGCGTACGACCCAGCTGATGGCTGAGGGCAAATACGTCTTCGTTGTGGCGAAGGCCGCCAACAAGATCGAGATTGCCAAGGCTGTGGCCGAGGTATTCAATGTCAAGGTTGAGAAGGTCAACACCGTGAACGTTCTCGGCAAGACCAAGCGCATGGGCCGCACCATCGGCAAGCGCCCTGACTATAAAAAGGCTATTGTTAAGCTCGCTGCTGGCGAAAGCATCGAGTTCTTCCAGGCCTAA
- the rplD gene encoding 50S ribosomal protein L4, with the protein MANVAVYDIANKQVGDIELNDNIFGVEMNAGLLHQAVIMQLAAQRLGTHATKTRGFVRGGGRKPWKQKGTGRARSGSTRSPLWVGGGTVFGPHPRKYAFTMPRKQRRLALKCALSDKVKSGDLIVLDKLAFDAPKTKQMVEVLKSFSVEKKALFITADEAEAVEKSARNIPGVKAITALGLNVHDILNHGKLFVTKDAVARIEEVFA; encoded by the coding sequence ATGGCTAACGTAGCAGTTTATGACATCGCTAACAAGCAGGTTGGCGATATCGAGCTCAATGACAACATTTTCGGCGTAGAGATGAACGCAGGTCTTCTCCATCAGGCCGTTATCATGCAGCTTGCCGCTCAGCGCCTCGGCACTCATGCCACCAAGACTCGTGGCTTCGTTCGTGGCGGCGGCCGCAAGCCCTGGAAGCAGAAGGGCACGGGCCGCGCTCGCAGCGGTTCCACCCGCAGCCCCTTGTGGGTTGGCGGCGGCACGGTCTTCGGACCCCATCCCCGCAAGTACGCTTTCACCATGCCTCGCAAGCAGCGCCGTCTGGCACTCAAGTGCGCTCTTTCCGACAAGGTTAAGAGCGGCGACCTCATCGTTCTCGACAAGCTCGCTTTCGATGCTCCCAAGACCAAGCAGATGGTCGAGGTGCTGAAGAGCTTCAGCGTCGAGAAGAAGGCTCTCTTCATCACTGCTGATGAAGCTGAGGCTGTTGAGAAGTCCGCACGCAACATTCCGGGCGTGAAGGCCATCACGGCTCTGGGCCTCAATGTCCATGACATCCTGAACCATGGCAAGCTCTTTGTCACCAAGGATGCCGTCGCCCGTATCGAGGAGGTATTCGCATAA
- the rplC gene encoding 50S ribosomal protein L3, protein MSKAILGRKLGMTQIFTEEGKVVPVTVVEAGGNIVIQNKTVETDGYNAVQLGFGDIKENKVNKPMKGHFDKAGVKPVKFIREMRLQDPSEYKVGDSIGVDIFAAGELVDVTGTSKGKGFAGGIKRHNFARGPMGHGSKSHREPGSTGAMISGPGGRVLKGKKLPGRMGGERVTVQRLTVVRVDTDRNLILIKGAIPGPKKSFVVIKDTVKPAKQAKN, encoded by the coding sequence ATGTCTAAAGCAATTTTAGGTAGAAAACTTGGCATGACCCAGATCTTCACGGAAGAAGGCAAGGTCGTTCCCGTAACTGTTGTGGAGGCCGGTGGCAACATCGTCATTCAGAACAAGACTGTTGAGACCGACGGCTACAACGCAGTGCAGCTCGGCTTTGGCGACATCAAGGAGAACAAGGTCAACAAGCCAATGAAAGGCCATTTCGACAAGGCTGGTGTGAAGCCGGTCAAGTTCATTCGCGAGATGCGCCTTCAGGATCCTTCTGAATATAAAGTCGGTGATTCCATCGGCGTTGATATATTCGCTGCAGGTGAGTTAGTTGATGTAACGGGTACCTCCAAGGGCAAGGGCTTTGCCGGCGGTATCAAGCGTCACAACTTCGCACGTGGCCCCATGGGACATGGTTCCAAGTCTCATCGTGAGCCCGGTTCCACTGGTGCTATGATTTCCGGCCCCGGCGGACGCGTGCTGAAGGGCAAGAAGCTCCCTGGCCGTATGGGTGGCGAGCGCGTTACGGTGCAGCGCCTCACGGTTGTCCGTGTGGATACTGACCGCAACCTCATCCTCATCAAGGGTGCTATCCCGGGCCCCAAGAAGAGCTTTGTTGTGATCAAAGACACTGTCAAGCCCGCAAAGCAGGCTAAAAACTAA
- a CDS encoding efflux RND transporter permease subunit — protein MNITRFSIQRPVGISMIVAFFVVLGLYSYYRIGVELLPDINTPYVTVRVKYPGASAESVEQEIVRPVEDALSSVSGVKKITSTASYEQARIGLELEFDTDADLAAIEATKKVDSIKNRLPDEADAPVVIKRDLNAKPIVELAVLSPYGLADTYTQTENVFQEVLQQAGGVSEVELHGGRDREVAVEVDRDKMAVYGLTLDKIASAIRKENQLLPSGSVYTEATQSDVRLIAQYRDVAEIQQVQVANFAGSKVPLTSVAEVREQSARASRYGRLNGQDAINVLVYKNSDANVVETDKNVREKLERLRRDYPEYEFVLVSSDADYVETSLHNTVMTLVEGLCTTGLVLFFFLRGWRSTAAVMIAIPTSLIATFFVMYVFGFTFNMMSLMGMTLCIGILVDDAIVVLENIIRHLGLGEGPEEAAENGRMEIGMAAVAITLCDAAVFMPIAFMEGMTGQYFRQFGLTIVFAGAFSLFVSFTLTPMLASRFYRLGYRPDDKPLWRFMDRLEERAQARYEKMLLWSLANRKKLLLGILGIFLGVLALVPLGAVGSEFMPRTDESAFVVSIQAPVGSSAEETDRVARKLEEKLSQLPEVKYYMTQAGGSTAYEGRIKVQLYDRRERGRSVWQVADEIRAFAAGIHEADVRVAESQTNVAGVSGNGPRNGAGALQLELRSNHSDILEEATEKTIAILEGIPGLTDVNSTYQEGMPELQLRVDREKLKTYGTSLGEVETAFASAISGLSAGELKNDRANGGRDTDIKVRFLGADGYKASDVARIPIISSGRLIYLGDVAEIKSGRGPVSIRRIDKQRASAIGANLSGRPIGEVTKDVRKALAQADLGEGVTYKFRGQADRMDEAFGELLSALFLALVLIYMLLAVLYESTITPFIRMFSLPLGLIGSILLLLLTRNTLNLYSLIGILVMDGIVAKNGTLLIDYSLTLMDRGRTAMEAIMEAGRVRLRPIMMTTITMMAGMLPTALSLTAGSETRSSMAWVIIGGLLTSTVFTLLVIPIIFLFFYERKEGQRETGTALDKSL, from the coding sequence ATGAATATCACCCGTTTTTCCATCCAGCGGCCTGTGGGCATTTCCATGATCGTGGCCTTCTTCGTGGTGCTGGGGCTCTACAGCTATTACCGCATTGGGGTGGAGCTCCTGCCGGATATCAACACCCCCTATGTCACTGTGCGGGTGAAGTACCCAGGGGCCAGCGCCGAGTCTGTGGAACAGGAAATAGTGCGACCGGTGGAGGATGCCCTGTCCTCCGTGTCCGGTGTGAAGAAGATAACCTCTACTGCCAGCTACGAGCAGGCCCGCATCGGCCTGGAGCTGGAGTTTGATACAGATGCTGACCTGGCGGCTATCGAGGCCACCAAGAAAGTGGATTCCATCAAGAACAGGCTGCCGGATGAGGCGGATGCTCCCGTGGTCATCAAGCGGGATCTCAATGCCAAGCCCATTGTGGAGCTGGCGGTGCTGTCCCCCTATGGTCTGGCTGATACCTACACCCAGACGGAGAATGTCTTCCAGGAGGTGCTGCAGCAGGCGGGCGGTGTGTCTGAGGTGGAACTCCACGGCGGCCGGGACAGGGAAGTGGCGGTGGAGGTGGACAGGGACAAGATGGCCGTTTACGGCCTGACCCTTGACAAGATTGCCTCAGCCATCAGGAAGGAAAACCAGCTGCTGCCCTCAGGCTCCGTCTATACGGAGGCCACCCAGTCGGATGTGCGGCTCATCGCCCAGTATCGTGATGTGGCAGAAATCCAGCAGGTGCAGGTGGCAAATTTTGCAGGGAGCAAAGTGCCCCTGACTTCCGTGGCCGAGGTCAGGGAGCAGTCTGCCCGTGCTTCCCGCTACGGCAGGCTCAACGGGCAGGATGCCATCAATGTGCTGGTCTATAAGAACAGCGATGCCAATGTGGTAGAGACTGACAAGAATGTCCGGGAAAAACTGGAAAGGCTCAGGCGGGATTATCCGGAGTATGAGTTCGTGCTGGTGTCCAGCGACGCGGACTATGTGGAAACCTCCCTGCACAACACGGTGATGACCCTGGTGGAAGGACTTTGCACCACGGGGCTGGTGCTGTTCTTCTTCCTGAGGGGCTGGCGTTCCACGGCGGCGGTGATGATTGCCATTCCCACCTCCCTTATCGCCACCTTCTTTGTCATGTATGTCTTCGGCTTCACCTTCAACATGATGTCACTCATGGGCATGACCCTCTGCATCGGCATCCTGGTGGATGATGCCATCGTGGTGCTGGAAAACATCATCAGGCATCTGGGCCTGGGGGAGGGGCCGGAGGAGGCGGCGGAAAACGGCCGCATGGAAATCGGCATGGCTGCGGTGGCCATCACTCTCTGCGATGCGGCAGTCTTCATGCCCATTGCCTTTATGGAGGGCATGACCGGGCAGTACTTCCGCCAGTTCGGCCTGACCATCGTCTTTGCAGGGGCGTTCTCCCTCTTTGTGTCCTTCACCCTCACCCCCATGCTGGCTTCCAGATTCTACCGGCTGGGGTACAGGCCTGATGACAAGCCCCTCTGGCGTTTTATGGACAGGCTGGAGGAAAGGGCGCAGGCCCGCTATGAAAAGATGCTGCTATGGAGCCTGGCCAACAGGAAAAAGCTCTTGCTGGGCATACTGGGCATCTTCCTGGGAGTGCTGGCTTTGGTGCCCCTGGGGGCGGTGGGTTCGGAATTCATGCCCCGCACGGATGAATCCGCCTTTGTGGTGAGCATCCAGGCCCCTGTAGGTTCCTCGGCGGAGGAAACGGACAGAGTGGCCCGCAAGCTGGAAGAAAAACTCTCCCAGCTGCCTGAGGTGAAATACTATATGACCCAGGCGGGAGGCTCCACTGCCTATGAAGGCAGGATCAAGGTGCAGCTCTATGACCGGCGGGAGCGCGGCCGCTCTGTCTGGCAGGTGGCAGACGAGATAAGGGCCTTTGCCGCCGGCATCCATGAAGCAGATGTGCGGGTGGCAGAGTCCCAGACCAATGTGGCAGGCGTTTCCGGCAACGGCCCCAGGAACGGGGCAGGAGCCCTGCAGCTGGAGCTCAGGAGCAATCACAGCGATATCCTGGAGGAAGCTACGGAAAAGACCATAGCGATCCTGGAAGGGATTCCGGGGCTGACAGATGTGAACAGCACCTATCAGGAGGGGATGCCCGAGCTGCAGCTGAGAGTGGACAGGGAAAAGCTCAAGACTTACGGCACTTCCCTGGGAGAAGTGGAGACGGCCTTTGCCTCCGCCATTTCAGGCCTTTCCGCCGGTGAGCTGAAGAATGACCGCGCTAACGGCGGCAGGGACACGGATATCAAGGTGCGCTTTTTGGGGGCGGACGGCTACAAGGCTTCGGACGTAGCCCGCATACCCATCATTTCTTCCGGCAGGCTCATTTATCTGGGAGATGTGGCGGAGATAAAGAGCGGCAGGGGCCCCGTCAGCATAAGGCGCATTGACAAGCAGAGGGCATCTGCCATCGGCGCCAATCTCAGCGGCCGGCCCATAGGCGAGGTGACCAAGGATGTGAGGAAAGCTCTGGCCCAGGCAGACCTGGGGGAAGGCGTCACCTATAAGTTCAGGGGGCAGGCTGACAGGATGGACGAGGCCTTTGGCGAGCTGCTGTCGGCACTGTTCCTGGCGCTGGTGCTTATCTATATGCTGCTGGCAGTGCTCTATGAATCTACCATCACGCCTTTCATCAGGATGTTTTCCCTGCCCCTGGGGCTGATTGGATCCATCTTGCTGTTGCTGCTGACCCGCAATACCTTGAACCTCTACTCGCTGATAGGCATTCTGGTGATGGACGGCATTGTGGCCAAGAATGGCACTTTGCTCATAGACTACAGCCTGACCCTGATGGACAGGGGCAGGACTGCCATGGAAGCTATCATGGAAGCCGGCCGGGTGCGCCTGCGCCCCATCATGATGACCACCATCACCATGATGGCGGGCATGCTGCCCACGGCCCTGTCGCTTACGGCGGGCAGCGAGACACGCTCCTCTATGGCCTGGGTCATCATAGGCGGCCTTCTTACATCCACGGTCTTTACTTTGCTGGTGATTCCCATCATCTTTTTGTTTTTCTATGAAAGGAAAGAGGGGCAGAGGGAGACAGGTACTGCTCTTGATAAGAGCCTTTGA
- the tuf gene encoding elongation factor Tu, with translation MAKEKFERTKPHVNIGTIGHVDHGKTTLTAAITKCLSEKGMAKFEDYADIDKAPEERERGITINTAHVEYETEKRHYAHVDCPGHADYVKNMITGAAQMDGAILVVSAADGPMPQTREHILLARQVGVPAIVVFLNKVDQVDDPELLELVEMEVRELLSSYEFPGDDIPVVSGSALKALEGDDAMKAKIYELMDAVDEYIPTPTRDTDKPFLMPVEDVFTITGRGTVATGRVERGELKLNDTVEIVGLQDEPKSTVVTGIEMFRKMLDSAVAGDNIGALLRGVDRKEIERGQVLAKPGTINPHTKFKAQVYVLTKEEGGRHTPFFTNYRPQFYFRTTDVTGVVRLPEGTEMVMPGDNVEMDVELITPIAIEKGLRFAIREGGHTVGAGRVTEVEA, from the coding sequence ATGGCAAAAGAAAAGTTTGAGAGAACTAAGCCGCATGTCAACATCGGCACCATCGGTCACGTTGACCATGGCAAGACTACTCTGACTGCTGCAATCACGAAGTGCCTGTCCGAGAAGGGCATGGCTAAGTTCGAGGATTACGCTGATATCGATAAGGCTCCTGAGGAGCGCGAGCGCGGTATCACCATCAACACCGCTCACGTTGAGTATGAGACCGAGAAGCGTCACTATGCTCACGTTGACTGCCCGGGCCATGCTGACTATGTCAAGAACATGATCACCGGCGCTGCTCAGATGGACGGTGCAATCCTGGTTGTTTCCGCAGCTGATGGCCCCATGCCTCAGACCCGTGAGCACATCCTGCTCGCTCGTCAGGTGGGCGTGCCCGCTATCGTTGTCTTCCTGAACAAGGTTGACCAGGTTGACGATCCCGAGCTCCTCGAGCTCGTTGAGATGGAAGTTCGCGAGCTGCTCTCCAGCTACGAGTTCCCCGGCGATGACATCCCCGTTGTTTCCGGCTCCGCTCTGAAGGCTCTCGAGGGTGACGATGCCATGAAGGCTAAGATCTACGAGCTCATGGATGCTGTTGACGAGTACATCCCGACTCCGACCCGCGACACCGACAAGCCCTTCCTCATGCCTGTTGAGGACGTGTTCACCATCACCGGCCGCGGCACCGTTGCTACCGGCCGTGTGGAGCGTGGCGAGCTGAAGCTGAACGATACTGTTGAGATCGTCGGCCTGCAGGATGAGCCGAAGTCCACCGTTGTTACCGGCATCGAGATGTTCCGCAAGATGCTCGACAGCGCTGTGGCTGGCGATAACATCGGTGCTCTGCTCCGCGGTGTTGACCGCAAGGAGATCGAGCGCGGCCAGGTTCTGGCTAAGCCCGGCACCATCAACCCCCACACCAAGTTCAAGGCTCAGGTTTACGTCCTGACCAAGGAAGAGGGCGGCCGTCACACTCCGTTCTTCACCAACTACCGTCCTCAGTTCTACTTCCGTACGACTGACGTTACCGGTGTTGTCCGTCTGCCCGAGGGCACTGAGATGGTTATGCCTGGCGATAACGTCGAGATGGACGTTGAGCTCATCACCCCGATCGCTATCGAGAAGGGTCTCCGCTTCGCTATCCGCGAGGGTGGCCACACTGTTGGCGCCGGCCGCGTGACCGAGGTTGAAGCTTAA
- a CDS encoding ribosomal L7Ae/L30e/S12e/Gadd45 family protein, giving the protein MNLETLKDAKKVIGLKQVTKAVKRHSAGQVLLAGDADERIAEPLKELCRAEGIEVLETESMKALGAACGIEVGAAAIAVLR; this is encoded by the coding sequence ATGAATCTGGAAACACTTAAGGATGCCAAGAAGGTGATCGGCCTCAAGCAGGTCACCAAGGCTGTGAAACGCCACAGCGCAGGGCAGGTCCTGCTGGCCGGCGATGCTGATGAACGCATCGCAGAGCCGCTGAAGGAGCTCTGCCGGGCAGAGGGCATAGAGGTTCTGGAAACAGAATCCATGAAGGCCCTGGGCGCGGCCTGCGGCATCGAAGTCGGCGCGGCAGCAATTGCCGTACTCAGGTAA
- the rpsJ gene encoding 30S ribosomal protein S10, with the protein MSKQQKIRIRLKAYDHKALDQSAVKIVDTAKKTGAMVSGPIPLPTEKNIYTILRSPHVNKDSREQFEMRTHKRLIDILQPTNKTVDALMRLDLPAGVDIEIKL; encoded by the coding sequence TTGTCTAAGCAACAGAAAATCAGAATCCGTTTGAAGGCTTATGATCATAAAGCCCTCGATCAGAGTGCAGTAAAGATTGTGGATACTGCAAAGAAGACCGGCGCTATGGTGTCCGGCCCGATTCCCCTCCCGACGGAGAAAAACATCTACACGATTCTGCGTTCCCCGCATGTCAACAAGGACTCCCGTGAGCAGTTCGAGATGCGCACCCATAAGCGCCTTATTGACATCCTGCAGCCGACCAACAAGACCGTTGATGCTCTCATGCGTCTCGACCTTCCGGCTGGCGTGGACATTGAAATCAAACTTTAA
- the rplB gene encoding 50S ribosomal protein L2 — protein sequence MAVKSFKPYSAGRRFMTVASFDEITTDKPEKSLTERLKKNGGRNQQGRLTVRHQGGGHKRLYRIIDFKRTKDGIPARVATIEYDPNRSARIALLNYVDGEKRYILAPNGLKVGDMVESGPEADIKVGNALPLKNIPVGTTVHAVELKIGKGAQLVRSAGTSAQLMAKEGNYALLRMPSGELRKVHINCRATIGEVGNLEHENITLGKAGRSRWLGIRPENRGVAMNPNDHPHGGGEGRSPVGRKNPVTKWGKCAMGTKTRRKNKASESLIVKHRTK from the coding sequence GTGGCAGTAAAATCCTTTAAACCCTATTCTGCAGGCCGTCGTTTCATGACCGTCGCTTCTTTCGACGAGATTACCACCGACAAGCCTGAGAAATCCCTGACTGAGCGCCTGAAGAAGAACGGCGGCCGCAATCAGCAGGGTCGCCTGACCGTTCGCCATCAGGGCGGCGGCCACAAGCGTCTCTATCGTATCATCGACTTCAAGCGCACGAAGGACGGCATCCCCGCTCGCGTGGCTACCATCGAGTACGATCCGAACCGCAGCGCCCGCATCGCTCTCCTCAACTATGTTGACGGCGAGAAGCGCTACATCCTGGCTCCCAATGGCCTCAAGGTAGGCGATATGGTTGAGTCCGGCCCCGAGGCCGACATCAAGGTGGGCAATGCCCTCCCCCTGAAGAACATCCCGGTAGGTACTACCGTTCACGCTGTCGAGCTGAAGATCGGCAAGGGTGCACAGCTCGTTCGTTCCGCTGGCACCAGCGCACAGCTCATGGCAAAAGAGGGCAACTATGCTCTGCTCCGTATGCCGTCTGGCGAGCTCCGCAAGGTTCACATCAACTGCCGTGCTACCATCGGTGAAGTTGGCAACCTGGAGCATGAGAACATCACTCTCGGTAAGGCAGGCCGCAGCCGTTGGCTCGGTATCCGTCCGGAGAACCGCGGCGTTGCCATGAACCCGAATGACCATCCGCACGGCGGTGGTGAGGGCCGTTCCCCTGTTGGCCGCAAGAACCCTGTTACCAAGTGGGGCAAGTGCGCTATGGGTACGAAGACCCGTCGCAAGAACAAGGCTTCCGAAAGCCTCATAGTGAAGCACCGCACGAAGTAA